The Neobacillus sp. OS1-2 genome includes a window with the following:
- a CDS encoding CoA transferase — MTVLTGVRVLDLTHYIAGPYCSQLLADYGADVIKIERLEGEVGRTSAPLHDDISLYFASENRNKRSISLDLKSSKGKEILLRLVETADVLVTNYGAKVPEKLGFSYETISAINPKISMVHITGFGSTGPYRDYGAYDGVIQSMSGLAELTGHPDGPPTYVGFFIADHIAGLQATLGTMLALFHKERTGKGRLVDISMLDGLVSLLGFSIAESKLHGINQQRWGTSDRFQYSKAFPTKDGYVFLGAYINAPEKKWSELAKLIGKSEWSQRHSPFYTEEGRFKNRENMDKIIAEWTIQHTKEEAFQLLQQKGIASSPVNNLEEVIKNPQIQHREMIRTIPIGDTDVPVPGLAIKLPGNPGNEFTLPPSLGEHSEEILAHLGYSEKEIGDFIANHVVMVEPINNPSHQVNAKS; from the coding sequence ATGACCGTTCTAACTGGAGTAAGAGTATTGGATTTAACCCATTATATTGCTGGACCTTATTGTAGCCAATTACTTGCTGATTATGGTGCTGATGTCATAAAGATTGAACGACTGGAAGGGGAAGTGGGAAGAACATCTGCCCCGTTGCATGACGATATTAGTTTGTATTTTGCCTCAGAAAACCGGAATAAACGATCGATTTCATTAGATTTGAAAAGTTCAAAAGGGAAAGAGATACTCCTTCGCTTAGTTGAAACGGCGGATGTCCTAGTCACCAATTATGGTGCCAAAGTACCCGAAAAATTAGGCTTTAGTTATGAAACCATTTCCGCCATTAATCCGAAAATTAGCATGGTCCATATTACTGGATTCGGGTCAACGGGTCCTTACAGGGATTACGGCGCCTATGATGGTGTTATACAGTCCATGAGCGGATTAGCTGAATTAACAGGACATCCAGATGGTCCACCGACCTATGTTGGTTTTTTTATCGCCGATCATATCGCGGGACTGCAGGCCACTTTAGGGACCATGTTAGCTTTGTTCCACAAGGAAAGAACGGGAAAAGGCCGCTTGGTGGATATAAGTATGCTTGATGGTTTGGTTTCATTATTAGGGTTTAGCATCGCCGAATCCAAACTGCATGGAATCAACCAACAAAGGTGGGGAACGAGTGATCGTTTTCAATATTCGAAAGCGTTTCCGACAAAAGATGGATATGTATTTTTAGGAGCCTATATAAATGCACCTGAAAAAAAGTGGAGCGAATTGGCTAAATTAATTGGAAAAAGTGAATGGAGTCAACGTCATTCGCCATTCTACACGGAAGAGGGAAGATTCAAAAACAGAGAAAATATGGATAAAATCATTGCGGAATGGACCATTCAACATACAAAAGAGGAAGCTTTTCAACTTTTACAACAAAAGGGTATTGCCAGCAGTCCAGTAAATAACTTAGAGGAAGTAATCAAAAATCCGCAAATCCAACACAGAGAAATGATTCGGACTATACCTATTGGCGATACGGATGTGCCTGTTCCAGGCCTTGCGATAAAGCTACCAGGAAATCCTGGAAATGAGTTTACCCTTCCTCCATCTCTCGGTGAACATTCCGAGGAGATTTTAGCGCACCTGGGCTATTCCGAAAAGGAAATCGGGGATTTTATCGCAAACCATGTTGTAATGGTTGAACCAATTAATAACCCGTCACATCAAGTGAATGCAAAGTCATAA
- a CDS encoding beta-ketoacyl-ACP reductase, which produces MKLEGKVAIITGGAGGLGKETCLLFSSEGAHVVVADYHKNLAVETAREINGLGLGVDVSQRDQVDRMVNEVLEQYGKIDILINNAGITQDSTLVKMTEEQWNQVVSINQTGVFHCTQAVVPHMVKEGFGKIINTSSIVGRMGNFGQTNYAATKAAVIAMTQTWAKELGRKGINVNAVAPGFIMTPMTEKMPEKVLTGMKEKVSLQRLGTPRDIANTYLFLASDDASYINGAVIPVDGGLSI; this is translated from the coding sequence ATGAAACTTGAAGGGAAAGTTGCCATCATAACTGGTGGTGCTGGAGGACTTGGAAAAGAAACGTGTCTGTTGTTTTCTAGTGAAGGCGCCCATGTGGTGGTCGCAGATTATCATAAGAATTTAGCGGTGGAAACAGCAAGAGAAATTAACGGCTTGGGATTGGGTGTGGATGTTTCACAACGTGACCAAGTGGATAGGATGGTCAACGAGGTATTGGAGCAGTATGGGAAAATTGATATCTTGATTAACAATGCTGGTATCACACAGGATTCCACCCTGGTAAAAATGACGGAGGAGCAATGGAATCAGGTGGTATCCATTAATCAAACGGGTGTCTTCCATTGTACCCAGGCGGTTGTCCCACATATGGTGAAAGAGGGATTCGGCAAAATTATCAATACGAGCAGTATAGTAGGAAGAATGGGCAATTTTGGGCAAACCAATTATGCTGCAACGAAAGCAGCCGTCATTGCCATGACTCAAACGTGGGCAAAAGAGCTTGGTCGAAAAGGAATTAATGTGAATGCTGTGGCACCAGGCTTTATCATGACCCCAATGACAGAAAAAATGCCTGAAAAAGTTCTTACCGGGATGAAAGAGAAAGTATCCCTTCAACGGCTGGGAACTCCAAGAGATATCGCCAACACTTATTTATTCTTAGCCAGCGATGATGCCAGTTATATAAATGGAGCTGTTATCCCCGTAGATGGGGGTCTTTCTATATAA
- a CDS encoding nucleotide pyrophosphohydrolase, which yields MKMNEIKQKVLAFRDEREWKQYHNEKDLAISISLEANELLENFQWKTSEEAIAVSKQNIKEEMADILIYLVQLADKLEIDLEEEVLNKLVKNAIKYPVNRSEEKVK from the coding sequence ATGAAAATGAATGAAATCAAACAGAAAGTGTTAGCATTTCGTGATGAAAGAGAATGGAAACAGTATCATAATGAAAAAGATTTGGCTATTTCTATTTCTCTCGAGGCAAACGAATTGCTGGAAAATTTCCAATGGAAAACAAGTGAAGAAGCAATCGCTGTATCCAAGCAAAACATAAAAGAGGAAATGGCAGATATTTTAATATATCTTGTCCAACTTGCTGATAAGCTAGAAATTGATCTTGAAGAGGAAGTTTTAAACAAGCTGGTTAAAAACGCGATTAAATATCCAGTGAATAGAAGTGAGGAAAAGGTTAAATGA
- a CDS encoding DUF2075 domain-containing protein, whose product MIIYNETSSSFLNHIYENKIGYVLKENVLAKMNKVVSGSELRSWENSLPQMAKVIRDADLKEDTHVLLEYKLPSSEKRIDFLVAGQDEQGTKNAIIIELKQWQKAKVAEGDGIVRTFLGGRDRETVHPAYQASSYKRYLQNFNESLYSDSTSIQLHSCAYLHNYIMASMGEPLLDKRYSSYLQESPVYFQFNDRDLAKNIRKLVSKGNGREIAETIENGKIRPSKKLVETVGSLIEGNEEFELLDEQKVAYEKVVSKYNQFKAQTDQKHVIIIKGGPGTGKSVIGLNLMSYMLKSKAYVEYITPNQAFREVLRKKLIGSSGHVEVRDLFKGSASYVHAPENYFDVLICDEAHRLKEQGHMKKKIEGENQVTQIIRSSRISVFFIDDFQKISKKDIGSVKEVEKEAARFGADIHTVELESQYRCSGSGNYISWLNSILNNDQETFKLEGDFDFKLVSSPQQLKEEIVDKRGGRLLAGYAWDWTKNVVNGKLADDVVIEEHNFALPWNDPNRIDWAIHPECANQIGCIHTVQGLEMDYVGVIIGKDLGFDEDTQKLIVRRDEFKDKGAKPAKPKKGEVDPLVDLVRNTYKTLMTRGMKGCSVYCCDKGLEGFIRSQI is encoded by the coding sequence ATGATTATTTACAATGAGACCTCTTCAAGTTTTTTAAACCATATTTATGAAAATAAAATTGGATACGTTCTCAAGGAAAACGTTCTGGCAAAAATGAACAAAGTCGTTTCGGGGAGTGAATTACGATCCTGGGAAAATTCACTTCCCCAAATGGCAAAAGTAATTAGGGATGCCGATTTAAAAGAGGATACACATGTGTTATTAGAATATAAGCTGCCATCCTCTGAAAAAAGAATCGACTTTCTCGTGGCGGGACAGGACGAACAGGGTACAAAAAATGCAATCATTATTGAGTTGAAACAATGGCAGAAGGCAAAAGTGGCCGAAGGGGATGGAATTGTTCGGACATTTCTAGGCGGCAGGGATCGGGAAACGGTTCATCCCGCCTATCAAGCATCTTCCTATAAGAGATATTTGCAGAATTTCAATGAGTCCTTATACAGTGACTCCACATCGATACAGCTTCACTCATGTGCCTATTTACATAATTATATTATGGCAAGTATGGGAGAGCCACTGCTGGATAAGCGTTACAGCAGTTATCTACAGGAATCTCCTGTGTATTTTCAATTCAATGATCGGGACTTGGCAAAGAATATCCGAAAGTTGGTTTCAAAAGGGAATGGTAGGGAAATTGCTGAAACTATAGAAAATGGAAAAATCAGACCTTCTAAAAAATTAGTTGAAACGGTAGGATCACTCATTGAAGGTAATGAAGAGTTCGAACTACTCGATGAGCAAAAGGTTGCCTATGAAAAAGTAGTGAGCAAATATAACCAATTTAAAGCACAAACAGATCAAAAACATGTCATTATTATAAAAGGTGGCCCAGGTACTGGGAAATCAGTCATTGGATTAAACTTAATGAGTTATATGCTAAAGTCGAAAGCGTACGTGGAATATATAACACCTAACCAAGCATTTAGGGAAGTACTCCGTAAAAAACTAATTGGATCTTCAGGTCATGTGGAAGTGAGAGATTTATTTAAAGGGTCTGCATCCTACGTGCATGCACCTGAAAATTATTTTGATGTCCTTATTTGTGATGAAGCACATCGACTAAAAGAGCAAGGACATATGAAAAAGAAGATTGAAGGAGAAAATCAAGTTACACAAATCATTCGATCCTCACGAATAAGCGTATTCTTCATTGATGATTTTCAGAAAATCTCAAAAAAAGACATTGGAAGTGTAAAAGAGGTAGAAAAAGAGGCAGCCAGATTCGGAGCAGATATACATACGGTTGAACTTGAATCACAATACCGCTGTTCAGGATCAGGAAATTATATCTCATGGCTTAATAGCATTCTAAACAATGACCAGGAAACATTTAAGCTAGAAGGCGATTTTGATTTCAAATTGGTTTCCAGCCCTCAACAATTGAAAGAGGAAATAGTTGATAAACGTGGGGGTAGATTGTTAGCAGGTTACGCCTGGGATTGGACAAAAAATGTTGTGAATGGAAAGCTTGCTGATGATGTTGTCATCGAGGAGCATAACTTTGCTTTGCCATGGAATGATCCAAATAGAATTGACTGGGCCATTCATCCAGAATGTGCAAACCAAATCGGGTGTATACACACAGTTCAAGGCCTAGAAATGGATTATGTTGGTGTGATTATTGGAAAGGATTTAGGTTTTGATGAAGATACCCAAAAGCTCATTGTTAGAAGAGACGAGTTTAAGGATAAAGGAGCAAAACCGGCAAAACCAAAGAAAGGCGAGGTTGACCCGCTCGTTGACCTTGTTCGGAATACATACAAAACGTTAATGACTAGAGGAATGAAGGGGTGTTCCGTTTATTGTTGCGATAAGGGGTTGGAAGGATTTATCCGATCACAAATCTAG
- the dld gene encoding D-lactate dehydrogenase, whose amino-acid sequence MKNPCITELEAISGHKYVITNPSKTLRYRKGYRSGRGDALAVVKPGNLTELWQILKTAVKFDKIVIMQAANTSLTEGSIPADGYDREVIIVSTTRIKHVQLLNQGTQVLAFPGTTLYTLENALKPLGREPHSVIGSSCLGASAIGGICNNSGGSLVKRGPAYTEMSLFARVNENGELQLVNHLGIDLGDTPEQIVANLDAGNFDPNAVPDSPKHGHNYTYQKRVREIDADSPARYNADPNQLYEASGSAGKIAVFTVRLDTFPKEQNEKVFYIGTNKPSVLEMIRRKALSEFKNLPVAGEYMHREIYDIAKKYGKDSFIVIKKLGTDRLPFLFGLKADAERILDKMKIFKPYLPDRILQKLSYLFPNHLPKRMEEFREKYEHHLLLKMSGDGNAEAEAYLKELFKEAEGDYFVCTPEEGADAFLHRFVAAGAAIRFQEVHQDEVEDILALDIALRRNDMDWFEKLPEEISSQIEHKLYYGHFLCHVLHQDYIVKKGVDAHALKEKMLKLLDERGAIYPAEHNVGHLYEAAPTLVDHYKKSDPTNSFNPGIGKTSKLKHWC is encoded by the coding sequence ATGAAAAATCCATGCATCACAGAACTTGAAGCAATTTCAGGTCATAAATATGTCATTACCAATCCCTCAAAAACCCTGCGTTATCGTAAAGGTTATCGCTCGGGACGTGGGGATGCACTAGCTGTGGTCAAGCCAGGAAATTTGACAGAGCTCTGGCAGATCCTGAAAACAGCCGTCAAATTTGATAAAATTGTCATTATGCAAGCGGCAAATACAAGTTTGACCGAAGGATCAATTCCCGCAGACGGTTATGATCGTGAGGTCATCATTGTATCAACCACAAGGATTAAACACGTTCAGTTACTCAACCAAGGCACTCAAGTTTTGGCTTTTCCGGGTACAACACTCTATACACTTGAAAATGCATTGAAACCGCTTGGGCGAGAGCCGCATTCTGTGATTGGCTCTTCTTGTCTAGGTGCGTCTGCCATCGGCGGGATATGCAATAACTCGGGCGGCTCGCTCGTCAAACGGGGCCCTGCCTATACGGAGATGTCGCTATTTGCCAGAGTTAACGAAAATGGCGAGCTGCAGCTGGTGAATCACCTTGGTATCGATTTAGGCGATACTCCTGAGCAAATTGTTGCCAATCTTGATGCCGGAAATTTTGATCCGAATGCTGTCCCAGATTCTCCAAAACACGGGCATAATTATACTTATCAAAAGCGGGTGCGCGAAATTGATGCAGATAGCCCGGCTAGATACAATGCCGATCCTAATCAGCTTTATGAAGCTTCAGGGTCAGCCGGCAAAATTGCCGTATTCACCGTAAGACTCGATACTTTCCCGAAAGAACAAAACGAAAAGGTCTTCTACATCGGGACCAATAAACCAAGTGTATTAGAAATGATTCGGAGAAAAGCACTGTCGGAGTTCAAAAATCTCCCTGTCGCCGGCGAATACATGCATCGTGAAATCTATGACATCGCCAAAAAATACGGCAAAGATTCATTCATTGTCATCAAAAAACTTGGAACTGACCGGTTGCCTTTTCTTTTTGGGTTGAAAGCGGACGCGGAGCGGATTTTGGACAAAATGAAAATCTTCAAGCCGTATCTTCCTGACCGTATCTTGCAAAAACTCAGCTATCTTTTCCCGAACCATTTGCCAAAAAGGATGGAAGAATTCCGTGAAAAGTATGAGCACCATCTGTTGCTCAAAATGTCTGGAGACGGCAATGCCGAGGCGGAGGCCTATCTGAAGGAGCTATTTAAAGAAGCTGAGGGTGATTACTTTGTTTGCACGCCGGAAGAAGGAGCGGATGCTTTCTTGCATCGGTTTGTAGCGGCAGGCGCAGCGATTCGCTTCCAGGAGGTGCATCAAGACGAAGTTGAAGATATTTTGGCGCTTGATATTGCCCTACGTCGCAATGATATGGACTGGTTTGAAAAGCTGCCCGAGGAAATCTCGAGCCAGATTGAGCACAAGCTTTACTACGGACATTTCCTTTGCCACGTGCTGCATCAAGACTATATCGTGAAAAAAGGCGTCGATGCACATGCCTTGAAGGAAAAAATGCTGAAGCTTCTCGATGAGCGCGGTGCGATTTATCCAGCGGAGCATAATGTCGGCCATCTCTATGAAGCCGCACCAACACTGGTTGATCACTACAAAAAAAGCGACCCAACCAACAGCTTTAACCCTGGAATCGGTAAAACCTCTAAATTGAAACACTGGTGTTAA
- a CDS encoding SRPBCC domain-containing protein, whose protein sequence is MSTQIKTIHTFNAPRELVFQALTDSEHLKNWWGPKGWTFEVSKADFSPGGVFHYSQKPADGDRMWVKFVYGEMIAPEKIVYASFFSDAEGTNVRAPFDANWPMETLNTITLTEDEGKTTLTMMVEPVSPTEEELKTFEDSKEMAQEGYAGTFYQLDEYLTKI, encoded by the coding sequence ATGTCAACTCAAATCAAAACTATACATACTTTCAATGCCCCGCGTGAGCTTGTCTTCCAGGCATTAACTGATTCAGAACACCTAAAGAACTGGTGGGGGCCAAAAGGTTGGACATTCGAGGTTTCTAAAGCAGATTTCAGTCCGGGCGGTGTCTTCCACTACAGCCAGAAACCTGCAGACGGCGATAGAATGTGGGTTAAGTTTGTATACGGTGAAATGATTGCGCCAGAAAAAATCGTTTACGCCAGTTTCTTTTCTGATGCAGAAGGTACCAATGTACGTGCACCCTTTGACGCAAATTGGCCGATGGAAACGCTGAACACCATTACGCTCACCGAAGACGAAGGAAAAACCACTCTTACCATGATGGTGGAGCCCGTATCCCCAACAGAGGAAGAGCTTAAAACCTTCGAGGATTCAAAAGAGATGGCTCAGGAAGGATATGCCGGAACCTTTTATCAATTAGATGAATACCTAACAAAGATTTAA
- a CDS encoding RNA polymerase sigma factor yields the protein MKKLEEEYEEIQPKIYAFFYAKTGNSATAQDLCHDTFYEACKNIASFNGHSTLSTWMFSIATNLLKKHYRKNKYQLSLMQKLSLVPETEIHSLEELAEIKEDTRKLLYHISKLEDSEREIVLLRIYGELSFAEIGALIGKSENYARVTFHRLKLRIQKTMEVSL from the coding sequence ATGAAGAAGCTTGAAGAAGAATATGAAGAAATCCAACCGAAAATCTATGCGTTTTTCTATGCCAAGACAGGTAATTCGGCAACTGCTCAAGATCTTTGCCATGATACCTTTTATGAGGCGTGTAAAAACATCGCATCATTTAATGGCCATTCCACCTTATCGACTTGGATGTTTTCAATTGCTACGAACTTATTGAAGAAGCATTACCGCAAAAACAAGTACCAGCTTAGTTTAATGCAAAAACTCTCCTTGGTGCCAGAAACGGAAATCCATTCATTAGAAGAGCTAGCAGAAATCAAGGAGGATACGAGGAAACTGTTGTATCATATTTCAAAGTTGGAAGATTCAGAGAGAGAAATTGTATTGTTACGCATCTATGGGGAGCTGAGTTTTGCAGAGATTGGCGCATTAATCGGCAAATCTGAAAATTATGCACGCGTAACCTTTCATCGCTTGAAATTGAGAATTCAAAAAACAATGGAGGTGTCTTTATGA